atttagatgcactattgtaaagtggctgttccactggatgtcataaggtgaatgcaccaatttgtaagtcgctctggataagagcgtctgctaaatgacttaaatgtaaatgtaaatgttatatctggagtacttctcctgtcttatccagcttcctgtgtgaatttaagtatgctctctctaattctctctttctctctttctttctctctctcggaggacatgagccctaggaccatgcctcaggactacctggcatgatgactccttgctgtccccagtccacctggccgtgctgctgctccagtttcaactgttctgcctgcggctatggaaccctgacctgttcactggacgtgctacctgtcccagacctgctgttttcaactctctagacacagcaggagcggtagagatactcttaatgatcggctatgaaaagccaactgacatttactcctgaggtgctgacttgctgcaccctcgacaactactgtgattattattatttgaccatgctggtcatttatgaacatttgaacatcttggccatgttctcttataatctccacccggcacagccagaagaggactggccacccatcatagcctggttcctctctaggttgcTTCCTAGGTTTTttccctttctagggagtttttcctagccaccatgcttctacacctgcattgcttgctggttggggttttaggctgggtttctgtacagcactttgagatatcagctgatgtaagaagggctatataaatcaatttgatttgatttgacatttaaaaaatcatataagcaaaaatgtataataccaaaTGTAACAAATTCCAGGAGGACAAAATAAATCTTTGCACATGCTCCCACTGACCATCTCTTAGTTCTGGTTCGGTTCCCCGGAACATGCCGGCGGGTCTTGTGTCAATCACTTGCACCTGTTTGGTCTCGATGTTTTTCAGCACATCTTCATACGACTTGACCCAAGAATGATTGGCGGTCGCCTTGAAATCCGCACGTCCTGGCTTGGTGTATTCTGCAGTGACCGGATGCCCCTCGGCCAGCCAATTCTTCATACCCCCGTCCAGGACCGATACAGAATTGTGCCCAAATAATCGGAACATCCACCACACTCGGGGTGCGCTGAATGACCCAAAATCGCTGTTATCGTACACTACTACATGTGTATCGTTTCCTATACCTAAACCCCCCACATACTCTGCAAAGTAGCTTGCAGTTGGGAGCATATGATCCATCGAGAAAGTTTTGTCGGCGCATTTGTCAATATCAAAGAACGAAGTTCTAGGTATGTGCTGTTGGTTAAATTCCGCATTTGCATCGCGTTTTAATATCGGTAGATGCCAGGACGTATCCAGAATTCGAAGATTCGGTCCAATAAGGTTGCTTTTTATCACATCTGCAAGCCATTTGGCTGAAACAAGCGCCTGGGTTTGCATCGCCATGATTGTTCTTGTCTTGAACTTTGAATTAGGGTTGCCAGGTCTTCAACAAAATTTTAATCCAATGACTAGTCAAAACACGCTCAAAAAGCCTGAAAAGTGTCACTTTTTCTTTTGTGCAGGAAGAGGGGAGTTGCCACATTTAGGGAATAAACcccctttttcccacaacgtTACTGAGCGAATTAAGAAGGAATCTTGACTTAACTTCTAACTTTAGAAGCAAAATTCAGTTTTCCATCAATATAATAATTATTGCAAGCTAATGTGACTAATGAAGGAATTGGAATATGTCACAAGAGAAAATATAATTTGCCCTTTTTACTCTTTTTTGACAATTGTGCCGTtattacagtaccagtaaaaagttttcCTATCAATGATACCTTTGTATattttcatatacagtaccagtgaaaattttgggcacacctactcattccagggtttttcttcatttttgctattttctacattgtagaataatagtgaagacatcaaaactatgatgtgacacatatggtatcatgtagtaaccaaaaaagtgtgaaacaaatccaaatatattttatattgagattcttcaaagtagccaccctttgccttgatgacagctttgcacacgtcttcactattattctacaatgtagaaaatagtaaagctaaagaaaatccctggaatgagtaggtgtgcaatTAAGAAATAATCCAAAAACCAGCAACAAGCAACCAATACATTTTCACCAGTGACATCATTTTCAAAGTTGCCTAATTTCACAGGAAAACTAGGAACATGGCAACCCTTCTCTGAACTATTATGCAATTTGATGCATGGACGTGATACTGGTATGACACCTTCATTAGCTTTCACTGGCCCTTCATTCTGTAGGTCATTTGTAGAACTGTAAACGTGTACCATTTTGATTTCAAGTCTAATATTGTTCCTCTTTTTCCACACAGTTATGAGACCGAATAGGTCATGCTATTTATCAAAATCTGCAAATTTCTTGGAAAAATAACATCATGCGATATTGCATGTTCAGGGTTATTTCTGACCCATTTTATGCAGGCAACTTCAAACTTTCACCATTGCATGTCCAACAAATCACCTGTAGAGGGAGTCCATAGCCAGTGCTGGTCAACAACTGCCTAATCTAGTTGACTGTTGCCTTCAATCTAATGCGTTCTAACAACAGCTGATCAGCAATTGCCATAGATCTGTGACCATGATCACAATTGAGTACTTCCAATTTCATGAACTAAAGATGGACATGAATAATTACATAATAACACAAGTCTACAACAATAATATATAAGTTATAGGGAATTGATTAAATCAGTTTGCCAGCTCAAGGTAGAATACACAAGTGGAacaaattgatttgcaatgaTTCCAGTGATATGGtaatttcaacatatttattgtataaaatggtaggctacagtagcctacatagGCATGTAAATGAATTCGCTAATTGATGACCAATTGATGCAAGTGTGTCATTGTCAGTTTCGCTGTGGACTTTCCCCGTTCCATAACTTCCATTTCAAATGTCCACTTGGAGCTCGAGACCCAAGAGTTGAGCATATATAGTCCTTCGCTTGATATTGTTTTCTGTAAGCAAAATTGACATTAGAATGCAGTTTAAACCACCCCCTAGCGAATTTAGTGCCTGAAGTAGTTTTCCTGTGCTTTGTCATGTTATTTGTTGATGCGCATTCGTTTTAGCACATTAATATGTTTTATGGAAAAGAGGTTGGAAATAGGGTGTCTCCATAATAATAATCTAAATAGCCTACAGACAACTGGTTAAAAGTTGTCACGATGTGCACTCTTGCTGCTCTTTccccaccactctctctgtcactcagaaGTAGGCTGCCTCACTGCCTGATAGTCAGCAGCAGCAGGTCacagtaaaatatatatttttaataagtTGTCAAAACCCAGCAACTAgcgaccaatacattttcaccAGCGACATCCTTTTCAAAGTTGCCTAATTTGACAGGAAAACTAAGATCATGGCAACCCTTCTCTGAACTATTACTCAATTTGATGCATGCACGTGATACCAGTATGAACCTTCATTGGCTTTCACTGGCCCTTCATTCTGTAGGTCATTTGTGGAACTGTAAACGTGTACCATTTTGATATCAAGTCTAATATTGTTCCACTTTTTCCACACAATTATGAGACAGAATGGGTCATTATTTCCAGCTATTTATCAAAATCTGCAAATTTCTTAATAACATAATGCAATATTGCATGTTTAGTGTTATTTCTGACCCATTTTATGCAGGCAACTTCACTTTCACCCCTGCATGTCCAACAAATCACCTGTAGAGGGAGTCCCTATGTATAATGTCACTTTTCTTCTATtgtttatacatacagtacaatttGGTATTTACAGTATTATGATCCCCATTAGCAGCTGCAAAAGCatcagctgctcttcctggggtccacatgaaacatggcATACTACAATGTACAGAACATTATTAGTCAAGGACTGAaatacatagcctacatatcagtacatacacacaatatgtTGGTCTAATTCATAGTACAGTGCAAATTACAATACAAGATATATGAAAAggctgtgtctcttcacagtcccctttgTGCACTAAGGTCTTCTTTTATCAGTTTTTTAAACTGGTTTTATTGTTAGCTTGAGTTACCTAGGGTgacagagagttccatgtagtcatgtctcTTTTCAATACTGTGTTTctcagcctctgttctggacctggggactttGAGtagacctctggttgcatgtcttgtgttgtacCGATGACTGACcgaactgtgtgccaactgcttgaacagacagttcggtaCCTTCAACACATCAATACCTCGCACAAAGACTAAAAGTGATGCAATCAATatctcctcaactttgagccaggagagactgaAATGCATGTTACTGACACTTGTGATACGTGCTGCATTGTTCAggaccaactgcaattttcctacGGTGCATTCTGAAAATATTTAGACCcgttggctttttccacattttgttacgtcacagccttattcaaaaattttttttattgttttttcccccatcaatctacacacaataccccataataacaaagcaaaaacatattttattttagCACATTTATAAAAATGGAAAAAtcacattcagaccctttactgagaactttgttgaagcacctttggcagcgattacagcctcgagtcttttggggtatgacactacaagcttggcacacctgtattttgggagtttctcccattcttctctgcagaacctctcaagctttgtcaggttggatggggagcgtcgcagcACACCTATTATCAGGTCTttcaagagatgttcgatcgggttcaagtccgggctctggctgggcctctcaaggacattgagacttttcccgaagccactcttgcattgtcttggctgtgtgcttagggttgttttcctgttggaaggtgaaccatcgccccagtctgaggtcctgagcactccggagaagattttcatcaaggatctctctgtactttgttccgttcatctttccctcgatcctgactagtctcccattccctgccgctgaaaaacatccccacagcatgatgctgccaccaccatgcttcaccgtagggataataccaggtttcctcaagatgtgacgcttggcattcaggccaaagagttaaatcttggtttcatcagaccagagcatcttgcttctcatggtctgaatcCTTTTAGGTGCCTtgtttgcaaactccaagcgggctatcatgttctttttactgaggagtgccttctgtttggccactctaccataaaggttctcccatcttcacagaggaactctagaactctATCAGAGTatccattgggttcttggtcatctctccgacgaaggcccttctcccccgattgctcagtttggctgggcggccagctctaggaagagtcttggttgggtccaaacttcttccatttaagaatgatggtggccactgtgaccttcaatgttgcagacatttctttggtacccttcctttCAGCATTTGTTGTTTGCATGTCATACTTAAGGTTGCTAATCTTGTCAACAAAAAGGTTATTGAAGTGGTTGGCAATATCAAAGGGTTTTGTTATGAACAAACCATCTGCCTCAATGAAGGATGGAGCCAAGTTTGCTTTTTGTCTATCATTTAATTTGAAGTACTCcagagctttttactatcattcttttaTATCATTAATCTTTCTTCCATAGtc
The sequence above is a segment of the Salvelinus alpinus chromosome 1, SLU_Salpinus.1, whole genome shotgun sequence genome. Coding sequences within it:
- the LOC139580877 gene encoding 3-mercaptopyruvate sulfurtransferase-like produces the protein MAMQTQALVSAKWLADVIKSNLIGPNLRILDTSWHLPILKRDANAEFNQQHIPRTSFFDIDKCADKTFSMDHMLPTASYFAEYVGGLGIGNDTHVVVYDNSDFGSFSAPRVWWMFRLFGHNSVSVLDGGMKNWLAEGHPVTAEYTKPGRADFKATANHSWVKSYEDVLKNIETKQVQVIDTRPAGMFRGTEPELRDDIEPGHIPGTINMPFFKFMDASGKELELEVLAKMFREAGVDLEKPFWVTCGSGVTACHVVLAAHLLGHSGSVSVYDGSWYEWFKRAAPEHVISEGKGKQV